The following coding sequences are from one Pyxidicoccus xibeiensis window:
- a CDS encoding ABC transporter permease subunit/CPBP intramembrane protease, which translates to MRLSTAYTILRRDVRESLRDKRTLLLLVLVPMLLYPLLMAGAAALTGSYKHKLEAEPLQLAVWGPVPASFLASLEQHERVTWVERRDEAPSQPEPEARARFEGKEVQAVLVVHRASAPGAEDNLDVRLIFDSSRPASSHARRRLETALQQTATVSLRERLATAALPPALAEPVKLTAQDVKAPGAMLAWALPYLLLSMMVLAGFYPALDVTAGEKERGTLQTLLCAPVTPLEVVAGKYGAVLLFTIGGTLANLAALGLTFLLLGGAEGVSVNPTALAGAFAALVPLAMLVAALLLAVGVMARNFKEGQNLLMPVLLAVMMAGMASQLPSIQLTAGMALVPILNVALLLRELLTATVNASVFSLVLVSSAAWSVVGILFAARVFESEQVLLSGEKPWRDVFGRKVRRGDHLSPGGALLFCAVAMVLYLFAAVLLMKHLPMWGLLIVLQVGGFLGLAVLWAWRSGADLREVFWLRLPSGRGLLAVLMLAPGVLGLQSLLRRVLETSWVPGTEEFLRGLQSVMEQSNRWPLPLALTVLALVPALCEEAAFRGVVLTGLSRTGSRVVAVVGSALAFGLVHIHPAHVLLAGVVGLVLGHATLRTGSMLAGVLLHLFNNGVSVLLSRAGSTPAWLESWPGTVALCGVGVMGLWVLRGMSGPALRQAPTPLAGNVAPQQG; encoded by the coding sequence GGGCTCGTACAAGCACAAGCTGGAGGCAGAGCCCCTCCAGCTCGCCGTGTGGGGCCCCGTCCCCGCGTCCTTCCTGGCCTCGCTGGAGCAGCATGAGCGCGTGACGTGGGTGGAGCGCCGCGACGAGGCCCCCTCCCAGCCCGAGCCCGAGGCCCGCGCGCGCTTCGAGGGGAAGGAGGTCCAGGCCGTGCTCGTGGTGCACCGGGCGTCCGCTCCGGGCGCGGAGGACAACCTCGACGTGCGGCTCATCTTCGACTCGTCGCGCCCGGCCTCCTCGCACGCGCGGCGCCGGCTGGAGACGGCGCTCCAGCAGACGGCCACGGTGTCGCTGCGCGAGCGGCTGGCGACGGCCGCGCTGCCTCCCGCGCTCGCGGAGCCGGTGAAGCTCACCGCGCAGGACGTGAAGGCGCCGGGGGCGATGCTCGCGTGGGCGCTGCCCTACCTGCTGCTGTCGATGATGGTCCTGGCCGGCTTCTACCCGGCCCTGGACGTCACCGCCGGAGAGAAGGAGCGCGGCACGCTGCAGACGCTGCTGTGCGCGCCGGTGACACCGCTGGAGGTGGTGGCGGGCAAGTACGGCGCGGTGCTCCTCTTCACGATTGGCGGCACGCTGGCGAACCTGGCCGCCCTGGGGCTCACCTTCCTGCTGCTCGGGGGCGCGGAGGGCGTGAGCGTGAACCCCACGGCGCTGGCAGGCGCCTTCGCCGCGCTGGTGCCACTGGCCATGCTGGTGGCCGCGCTGCTGCTGGCGGTGGGGGTGATGGCGCGCAACTTCAAGGAGGGGCAGAACCTCCTGATGCCCGTGCTGCTGGCGGTGATGATGGCCGGCATGGCCAGCCAGCTTCCGAGCATCCAGCTCACCGCGGGGATGGCGCTGGTGCCGATACTCAACGTGGCCCTCCTGCTGCGCGAGCTGCTCACCGCCACCGTCAACGCGAGCGTCTTCAGCCTGGTGCTCGTGAGCAGCGCCGCGTGGAGCGTGGTGGGCATCCTCTTCGCGGCCCGCGTCTTCGAGAGCGAGCAGGTGCTGCTGTCCGGGGAGAAGCCCTGGCGTGACGTGTTCGGCCGGAAGGTGCGTCGCGGAGACCACCTGTCGCCCGGCGGCGCCCTGCTCTTCTGCGCGGTGGCCATGGTGCTCTATCTCTTCGCCGCCGTGCTGCTGATGAAGCACCTGCCGATGTGGGGGCTGCTCATCGTGCTCCAGGTGGGAGGCTTCCTCGGGCTCGCCGTGCTGTGGGCCTGGCGCTCGGGGGCGGACCTGCGCGAGGTGTTCTGGCTGCGGCTGCCCTCGGGCCGGGGCCTGCTGGCGGTGCTGATGCTGGCGCCCGGGGTGCTGGGGTTGCAGTCGCTGCTGCGCCGGGTGCTGGAGACGTCCTGGGTCCCCGGCACGGAGGAGTTCCTGCGCGGGCTGCAGAGCGTGATGGAGCAGAGCAACCGCTGGCCGCTGCCGCTGGCGCTCACGGTGCTCGCGCTGGTGCCCGCCCTCTGCGAGGAGGCCGCCTTCCGTGGCGTGGTGCTGACGGGGCTGTCGCGGACGGGCTCTCGGGTGGTGGCCGTGGTGGGCAGCGCGCTGGCCTTCGGACTGGTGCACATCCACCCGGCGCATGTGCTGCTCGCCGGGGTGGTGGGGCTGGTGCTCGGCCACGCCACGCTGCGCACGGGGTCGATGCTGGCGGGCGTGCTGCTCCACCTCTTCAACAACGGCGTCTCCGTCCTCCTCTCGCGCGCGGGAAGCACCCCGGCCTGGCTGGAGAGCTGGCCGGGCACCGTGGCGCTCTGTGGCGTGGGAGTGATGGGGCTGTGGGTGCTGCGCGGGATGAGTGGACCGGCCCTGCGCCAGGCGCCAACGCCGCTGGCCGGCAACGTCGCGCCCCAGCAGGGCTGA